The Takifugu rubripes chromosome 7, fTakRub1.2, whole genome shotgun sequence genome has a segment encoding these proteins:
- the LOC105416690 gene encoding glucocorticoid modulatory element-binding protein 1-like produces MAGAEVIVSSGDLMTVKAEEGESSGDNHKAQVILHLQPVLQGLTDDTVEAGTTVLAIETHRDDSKAEGEEIEYGYPITCGDSRAVLLFKKFVCPGINVRCVKFNDQLISPKQFVHLAGKATLKDWKRAIRLGGVMLRKMMDSGQIDFYQHDTVCSNTCRSTKFDVLIGNARIPTGAPVQPSPSCLVVDPLGGHMPPLTGEVAHEVQTSLEDKFSSAAEWSAGPATNPTTTNGHATKRKRPDVPDGLLSLWKSVAASGLMGDVLSSLQTELLAMFKGVENRTEKANLQEADAVLLHSLCKMFGLLDSVKQAVELKRSHNEDGQNRSQSHDYVLDEILEDQRTKSRDKSSSCKVKSLKHLRAQCHRSPPCAVKPVSVVQHLSIAGGSPYARLNINPQLFTSCSASNGQRHHARGSRRNKGQHDGVLERELGQMVDQEKITRPKQEALGSLREPADRTVEEPHNRVTEAERVVLGRKKHKSK; encoded by the exons ATGGCGGGTGCTGAGGTCATCGTGTCTTCGGGGGATCTGATGACAGtgaaggcagaggagggggagtcCAGTGGCGACAACCATAAGGCTCAAGTCATCCTGCACCTGCAGCCCGTCCTGCAAGG GTTGACAGATGACACTGTTGAGGCTGGAACGACCGTCTTGGCCATAGAGACGCACCGTG ATGACAGTAAAGCAGAAGGAGAGGAGATCGAATACGGCTACCCCATCACCTGTGGAGACAGCAGAGCAGTGCTGCTGTTTAAGAAGTTTGTGTGTCCTGGAATTAATGTCAGATGCGTCAAG TTTAATGACCAGCTGATCAGTCCAAAGCAGTTTGTGCACCTGGCAGGAAAAGCCACGCTGAAAGACTGGAAGAGGGCCATTCGACTGGGAGGAGTGATGCTCAG GAAAATGATGGACTCTGGCCAGATAGACTTCTACCAGCACGACACCGTGTGCAGCAACACCTGCCGCAGCACAAAATTCGACGTGCTGATCGGCAACGCTCGGATTCCTACAGGAGCCCCAGTGCAGCCGAGCCCATCCTGTTTGGTTGTGGACCCTCTCGGAGGACACATGCCCCCCCTGACAG GAGAGGTTGCACACGAAGTCCAAACATCTTTGGAGGACAAGTTCAGCTCGGCAGCAGAATGGAGCGCCGGTCCAGCCACTAATCCCACCACTACCAACGGCCACGCCACAAAAAGAAAGAGACCCGACGTTCCAG ATGGACTCTTGAGCCTGTGGAAGAGTGTAGCAGCTTCGGGGCTGATGGGGGACGTCCTGTCCAGCCTCCAGACTGAATTATTAGCCATGTTTAAAGGCGTGGAGAATCGCACTGAGAAAGCTAATCTGCAGGAAGCAG ACGCTGTATTACTTCATTCCTTGTGCAAGATGTTTGGGCTCCTGGACTCGGTGAAGCAGGCCGTGGAGCTGAAGCGCAGCCACAACGAAGACGGACAAAACAGAAGCCAGAGCCACGATTACG TGCTGGATGAGATtttggaggaccagaggacaAAGAGCCGTGACAAAAGTTCCTCCTGCAAAGTGAAGTCCCTCAAACACCTCCGAGCTCAGTGCCATCGCAGCCCCCCCTGTGCTGTCAAACCCGTCTCTGTGGTCCAACACCTCTCCATCGCCGGGGGGTCACCTTACGCCCGGCTCAACATCAACCCTCAGCTTTTTACCAGTTGCTCTGCCTCCAACGGCCAGAGACACCACGccagagggagcaggaggaacaaGGGGCAGCACGACGGCGTTTTAGAGAGGGAGCTGGGCCAGATGGTGGATCAGGAGAAGATAACCAGGCCCAAGCAGGAGGCCCTGGGGAGCCTCAGAGAGCCTGCAGACAGGACAGTTGAGGAGCCTCACAACAGAGTCACAGAGGCCGAAAGGGTCGTTTTGGGGAGAAAGAAGCATAAAAGTAAGTGA
- the LOC101070126 gene encoding discoidin, CUB and LCCL domain-containing protein 1, producing the protein MPTKCEIIHDAVKSHLTALWIILSVSSVGVRGQEGNGCGHTVLGAESGTLASQNYPGTYPSNAWCKWKLRVSEGRTLRLLFGDLDIENSPGCGNGSLVIAEKNGKLSLGPVCGKLEATLKNMTLKSNEVTISFTSGPHRSGRGFLLSYSSDQYPGLISCLQRGSHFSSQHVSVYCPAGCRNVTGDVWGSSEQGYRDTSVLCKSAVHAGAVSDSQGGNVTVNRGRSLTLYESTFANGILSKMGSLSEKKLLFSKECNNILSVAGFNASSSSGNAGSSLAALPQLRGSTDQSFWLELELTDKSTITGVITTGSAQRYIESYVVYFSKDRKNWKPHKDVLTKEKKVFRAHTDGHLRVLNSFFPPAVARFVRLQPLSWHGRASAQVQVLGCPVSKVTPRMRSSDKSPSTLDKEKPQTSATPTATEGPVLVETRQSPSQAVMAAVGVVLALLMCGSCLLAGVWWKRRRKDSQMKYSLPTSCQSFQSKSLSCPQSEFISYPLERNVHDALPSPPLNDYAEPAMGSIGQKVGSTFRPSSVEGYTTPFAFNHYDSPAGNLPEYAEPLPPEPEYATPFSEQLAPDSHGPPATAPGTGGRTILRQAQYDCPSHRMLSNGYCTPALRTSGPRPASAVYAEPKSCDSLVQKHTYEEPL; encoded by the exons ATGCCAACAAAATGCGAAATTATCCACGATGCTGTGAAATCTCACTTGACTGCTTTGTGGATCATTTTAAGCGTCTCTTCCGTAGGTGTTCGTGGCCAAGAGG GTAATGGTTGCGGACACACGGTGCTGGGCGCAGAGTCCGGCACGCTGGCCTCTCAGAACTACCCGGGCACCTACCCCAGCAACGCCTGGTGCAAGTGGAAGCTGCGAGTGTCAGAGGGACGCACGCTGCGCCTGCTCTTCGGGGACTTGGACATCGAGAACAGTCCGGGCTGCGGCAACGGGTCCCTGGTGATAGCCGAGAAGAATGGAAAACTTAGTCTGG GTCCGGTGTGCGGAAAGCTGGAGGCAACGCTGAAGAACATGACGCTGAAAAGCAACGAGGTGACGATAAGCTTCACGTCGGGCCCCCATCGTTCTGGGCGGGGCTTTCTGCTGTCCTACTCCAGCGACCAGTATCCAG GTCTCATTTCTTGTTTACAACGAGGATCTCACTTCAGCTCTCAGCACGTGAG TGTTTACTGCCCCGCCGGGTGTAGGAACGTCACGGGGGATGTTTGGGGAAGCTCAGAGCAGGGTTACAGAGAT ACCTCGGTCCTGTGTAAGTCGGCGGTCCACGCGGGAGCCGTCTCCGACAGCCAGGGCGGCAACGTCACCGTGAATCGAGGGCGGAGCCTCACCCTCTATGAGTCCACCTTCGCAAACGGGATCCTGTCAAAAAT GGGGTCGCTATCTGAAAAGAAACTGCTCTTCAGTAAAG AATGCAATAACATCCTGAGTGTTGCTGGTTTCAATGCCTCATCCTCCTCCGGAAACGCGGGCTCCAGCCTCGCCGCGCTGCCCCAGCTGCGGGGCAGCACTGACCAGAGCTTCTGGTTGGAGCTGGAACTGACTGACAAAAGCACCATCACAG gtgTAATAACAACCGGCTCGGCCCAGCGCTACATCGAGTCCTACGTCGTTTATTTcagcaaagacagaaaaaactGGAAGCCTCACAAGGATGTTTTGACCAAAGAGAAGAAG GTCTTCCGGGCCCACACAGACGGACACCTCAGGGTTCTCAACAGTTTCTTCCCCCCCGCGGTGGCTCGGTTTGTGCGGCTGCAGCCGCTGAGCTGGCACGGCCGCGCCTCGGCTCAGGTCCAAGTCCTGGGCTGTCCCGTTTCCAAGGTTACACCCAGGATGCGCTCGTCCGACA AATCCCCATCAACACTGGATAAAGAAAAGCCCCAAACCAGCGCCACTCCCACAGCCACAGAGGGTCCGGTGCTGGTGGAGACGCGTCAGA GCCCCAGTCAGGCGGTGATGGCGGCCGTGGGCGTGGTCCTGGCGCTGCTGATGTGCGGCAGCTGTTTGTTAGCTGGAGTCTGGTGGAAGCGAAG GAGAAAGGATTCACAGATGAAGTACTCTTTACCCACAA GTTGTCAGAGTTTCCAGTCTAAGAGTCTGTCCTGCCCTCAGTCCGAGTTTATCTCCTACCCTCTGGAGAGGAACGTCCACGACGCTCTGCCGAGCCCTCCCCTGAATG ACTACGCCGAGCCCGCTATGGGATCCATCGGACAGAAGGTTGGATCTACTTTCAGACCCTCCTCAGTTGAAGGCTACACCACCCCCTTCGCCTTCAACCATTACGACAGTCCAGCAGGCAACCTGCCGGAGTACGCCGAGCCCCTTCCTCCAGAGCCCGAGTACGCTACTCCGTTCAGCGAGCAGCTGGCTCCAGACTCACACGGACCTCCTGCCACGGCACCTGGCACTGGTGGCAGGACCATATTAAGACAAGCCCAGTATGACTGCCCGTCACACAGGATGCTGTCCAATGGATACTGCACGCCTGCCCTACGCACCAGCGGACCGCGCCCCGCCAGCGCGGTCTACGCTGAGCCCAAGTCATGTGACTCTTTAGTACAGAAGCACACATATGAAGAGCCATTGTGA
- the LOC101070356 gene encoding zinc finger protein 16-like produces MVRTHLRGNPGSGSSLARRRAKERPETGEKVWKPRQPAPSPPRAGTACHLRPETEPSSTTAPEPEARSSSQQQREDTCGRSLHSCPQLLGLQDGADSPFSHTHHHFHHHHCPLVSCLPCPRFLRSHAPHVSGLCCQHSPATCSRESRETDARPQMEKGRAAGNTAPLHPCMHCSASFSRPFQLLQHQRSEHAHKPPGFLCTECGRSFNSHSNLRIHLNVHTGARPYCCPDCGKSFSQSGALKIHRRIHTGERPYTCEFCSRTFPHLSAVRTHERIHTGEKPYHCSQCGKCFTQSGSLKIHTHRVHRGERPFVCSICGKHFSYQSGISLHYRTAHGMLVQHVGEAGAGGASQRTSDSVYPSPPGIFPSVTLGVNPHDNCKSNSSTAVGRDPPGLQSVAGLGCRDSNPQPDNTIQSSRARPVYTCEDCGLQFKDAPSRNKHQILIHYISENSEDDDGRSKTAENDGDNGRDYSK; encoded by the exons ATGGTCAGAACCCACCTCAGAGGGAACCCGGGAAGCGGATCAAGCCTGGCACGTCGCAGAGCAAAGGAGAGGCCAGAGACCGGAGAGAAG GTTTGGAAACCGCGGCAACCTGCGCCCTCACCGCCACGCGCCGGCACAGCATGCCATCTCCGACCTGAAACCGAGCCAAGCAGCACCACCGCACCCGAGCCGGAGGCCAGGAGTTCCAGCCAACAGCAGAGGGAGGATACGTGTGGAAGGAGCCTCCACAGCTGCCCGCAGCTGCTCGGCCTCCAGGACGGCGCGGACTCTCCCTTTTCTCACACCCAtcatcattttcaccaccaccactgcccCCTGGTGTCCTGCTTGCCCTGTCCTCGGTTCCTCCGCTCACACGCCCCACACGTGTCCGGCTTGTGTTGCCAACACTCTCCTGCCACTTGCTCCCGGGAAAGCCGAGAAACGGACGCACGGCCACAAATGGAAAAGGGGAGGGCTGCCGGGAACACGGCGCCTCTGCATCCTTGCATGCACTGCTCGGCCTCTTTTTCCAGGCcgttccagctcctgcagcaccagcGTTCCGAGCACGCCCACAAGCCACCGGGCTTCCTCTGCACGGAGTGCGGCAGGTCCTTCAACTCGCACAGCAACCTCCGCATCCACCTCAACGTGCACACTGGTGCACGTCCTTACTGCTGCCCGGACTGCGGCAAGAGCTTCAGCCAGTCGGGCGCGCTGAAGATCCACAGGCGCATCCACACCGGCGAGAGGCCTTATACCTGTGAATTCTGCAGCCGGACGTTTCCACATCTGTCGGCCGTCCGCACGCACGAGAGGATCCACACGGGAGAGAAGCCGTACCACTGCAGCCAGTGTGGGAAGTGCTTCACCCAGTCTGGATCTCTGAAGATCCACACCCACCGCGTCCACAGAGGAGAGAGGCCTTTtgtctgcagcatctgtgggAAACACTTCTCCTACCAGTCTGGCATCAGCTTACACTACCGCACAGCTCACGGGATGCTGGTGCAGCACGTCGGCGAGGCTGGAGCCGGGGGGGCCTCTCAGAGAACGTCAGACAGTGTTTATCCATCTCCTCCTGGGATTTTTCCTTCAGTCACTCTTGGGGTGAATCCACACGATAACTGCAAGAGCAACTCAAGCACTGCGGTCGGCAGAGATCCTCCCGGGTTACAAAGTGTGGCCGGGCTTGGTTGCCGGGACAGTAATCCTCAGCCAGACAACACAATCCAGAGCAGCCGAGCAAGGCCCGTGTACACGTGTGAAGACTGCGGCCTGCAGTTCAAGGACGCGCCGTCCAGAAACAAGCATCAGATCCTGATTCACTACATCTCTGAGAACAGCGAGGACGATGACGGCCGGAGCAAAACAGCCGAGAACGATGGCGACAACGGAAGAGACTATAGTAAATGA